A DNA window from Helianthus annuus cultivar XRQ/B chromosome 15, HanXRQr2.0-SUNRISE, whole genome shotgun sequence contains the following coding sequences:
- the LOC110911019 gene encoding uncharacterized protein LOC110911019: MGNCHTAEATAVVVVVHPGYKVETIYRSVTARDVMNSNSGHYVGQLVKSPVKYVKLLRPNDTLLVGQVYRLISYEDVLKEFAAKKCVKLGKLLMERGVIAPVPVPNITSGKNVSRRENGGRKVHESHGGGQWKPALKTISEIGN, translated from the exons ATGGGGAACTGTCATACGGCGGAGGctacggcggtggtggtggtagtgcATCCAGGATATAAAGTGGAGACGATTTACCGGTCGGTTACTGCTCGTGACGTCATGAATTCAAATTCCGGTCACTACGTCGGGCAACTGGTTAAGTCACCGGTGAAGTATGTGAAGCTTCTCCGGCCAAATGATACCTTGCTTGTTGGCCAAGTTTACCGACTTATCAGCTACGAAG atgTGTTGAAAGAGTTTGCTGCGAAGAAGTGTGTGAAGCTTGGGAAGTTGTTAATGGAAAGAGGTGTGATTGCTCCGGTGCCGGTACCAAATATCACTTCCGGCAAG AATGTCAGCAGAAGAGAGAATGGTGGCAGGAAAGTACATGAAAGTCACGGTGGCGGACAATGGAAACCAGCCTTAAAGACTATTTCAGAGATTGGAAATTGA